Proteins co-encoded in one Malus domestica chromosome 09, GDT2T_hap1 genomic window:
- the LOC114826931 gene encoding uncharacterized protein isoform X1, whose protein sequence is MDEVMTAADATTSSSPSTAAAIPSNLALLAALLACALAQFLKLFTTWYKEKRWDSKKMLDSGGMPSSHSATVTALAVAVGLEDGTGGPAFAIAFVLACIVMYDASGVRLHAGRQAELLNLIVCELPPEHPLSSVRPLRDSLGHTPLQVAAGAVLGCIVAYLMSNTK, encoded by the exons ATGGACGAGGTGATGACGGCTGCGGATGCGACGACGTCGTCTTCGCCGTCGACGGCGGCGGCGATCCCATCGAACCTCGCTCTCCTCGCTGCGCTCCTAGCATGCGCTCTCGCTCAGTTCCTGAAGCTCTTCACCACCTG GTACAAAGAAAAGAGATGGGACTCGAAGAAAATGCTCGATTCCGGCGGGATGCCGTCGTCACATTCCGCCACGGTGACGGCTCTGGCCGTCGCCGTTGGCCTTGAGGACGGCACCGGAGGACCTGCCTTCGCCATTGCCTTTGTCTTAGCGTGCATT GTTATGTATGATGCCTCAGGAGTGAGACTTCATGCTGGTCGGCAAGCCGAG TTGCTGAACCTAATTGTGTGTGAGCTTCCTCCAGAGCATCCTTTGTCCAGCGTTAGACCTCTGCGCGATTCACTTGGACATACTCCGCTACAG GTTGCTGCAGGTGCTGTGTTGGGATGCATAGTAGCTTACCTAATGAGTAACACCAAATAA
- the LOC114826931 gene encoding uncharacterized protein isoform X2 — protein MDEVMTAADATTSSSPSTAAAIPSNLALLAALLACALAQFLKLFTTWYKEKRWDSKKMLDSGGMPSSHSATVTALAVAVGLEDGTGGPAFAIAFVLACIVMYDASGVRLHAGRQAESILCPALDLCAIHLDILRYRLLQVLCWDA, from the exons ATGGACGAGGTGATGACGGCTGCGGATGCGACGACGTCGTCTTCGCCGTCGACGGCGGCGGCGATCCCATCGAACCTCGCTCTCCTCGCTGCGCTCCTAGCATGCGCTCTCGCTCAGTTCCTGAAGCTCTTCACCACCTG GTACAAAGAAAAGAGATGGGACTCGAAGAAAATGCTCGATTCCGGCGGGATGCCGTCGTCACATTCCGCCACGGTGACGGCTCTGGCCGTCGCCGTTGGCCTTGAGGACGGCACCGGAGGACCTGCCTTCGCCATTGCCTTTGTCTTAGCGTGCATT GTTATGTATGATGCCTCAGGAGTGAGACTTCATGCTGGTCGGCAAGCCGAG AGCATCCTTTGTCCAGCGTTAGACCTCTGCGCGATTCACTTGGACATACTCCGCTACAG GTTGCTGCAGGTGCTGTGTTGGGATGCATAG
- the LOC114826932 gene encoding uncharacterized protein — protein MDFELRRAREKLEKEQKERKESARRKLEKERKAKEEAKKLREAIDAERSRRLFDAAQAQLKVDEQMQESLLVGRGVMFYRVFEAVRCQGSGDKIKLPASCFNELQDQGAFDQGPLYFKLSTVHQGGSSEMIDADKEKGRSTHSGVLEFTADEGFVGLPPHVWQNLFPTDTPNIPLIEVLYVWLSKGTYAKLQPLRVGFSDLPNHKAILETSLRQHATLSEDDIFTVNYGELVYKLQVLELKPSSSVSVLETDIEVDIVGADNDSEKTHENVLKPLIFGTLESGTVDEGHYTYYKFTIDNDTWEKIASGDAKVEVRIEAEPNSGDTDIYISKHPLIFPTRHQHEWSSHDIGSKVLILGSKDKSLEAGTYSVGVYGFKGTTKYQASVNVQDDSNRTMGQQAVSSSSAMDMDTVECKNCKRYIPSRTISLHEAYCSRHNVVCQHAGCGVVLRVEEAKNHVHCPKCEQAFHQGEMEKHMKVFHEPLHCSCGIVLEKEEMVQHQASVCPLRLIACRFCGDMVQAGNSAIDVRDRMRGLSEHESACGSRTAPCDSCGRSVMLKEMDIHRVAVHQKN, from the exons atggatTTCGAGCTGAGAAGAGCGAGAGAGAAGCTAGAAAAGGAGCAGAAGGAGAGGAAAGAGAGTGCGAGGCGGAAATTGGAGAAGGAGAGGAAGGCCAAAGAGGAAGCTAAGAAGCTGAGAGAAGCCATTGACGCCGAGCGGTCCAGACGCCTCTTCGATGCCGCCCAAGCCCAACTCAAG GTTGATGAACAAATGCAAGAAAGTTTACTTGTTGGACGGGGAGTCATGTTTTACCGCGTATTTGAAGCTGTACGTTGCCAGGGTAGTGGAGATAAGATTAAGTTGCCAGCTTCCTGCTTCAACGAATTGCAAGATCAAGGTGCGTTTGATCAAGGACCCTTGTACTTTAAGTTGTCAACAGTACATCAAGGGGGTTCGTCAGAAATGATTGATGCTGATAAGGAGAAGGGTAGGAGCACCCATTCGGGCGTTTTGGAGTTCACTGCAGATGAAGGTTTTGTTGGGCTTCCTCCTCATGTATGGCAGAACTTATTTCCGACAGATACACCAAATATTCCTTTGATAGAAGTTCTCTATGTCTGGCTTTCTAAGGGGACTTATGCAAAACTTCAACCTCTTAGGGTGGGTTTTTCAGACTTGCCCAATCACAAGGCCATCCTCGAAACAAGCCTTCGTCAGCATGCCACCCTTTCTGAGGACGATATATTTACAGTCAACTACGGGGAGCTGGTATATAAGTTACAGGTCCTTGAGTTAAAACCCTCTTCAAGTGTATCTGTTCTAGAAACGGATATTGAAGTTGACATAGTTGGTGCTGATAATGATTCGGAGAAGACTCATGAAAATGTCCTAAAACCACTTATATTTGGAACATTAGAATCTGGAACGGTTGACGAAGGGCACTACACGTATTACAAGTTTACCATAGATAATGATACTTGGGAGAAAATTGCGTCGGGGGATGCAAAAGTCGAGGTGAGGATAGAAGCGGAGCCAAATTCTGGAGATACCGATATTTACATCTCCAAGCATCCTCTCATATTCCCAACAAGGCACCAGCATGAATGGTCATCCCATGACATTGGTTCGAAGGTATTGATCCTTGGCTCAAAAGACAAGAGCTTGGAAGCAGGAACTTACAGTGTTGGTGTGTATGGGTTTAAGGGAACAACCAAGTACCAAGCATCAGTGAATGTTCAAGATGACAGTAATCGGACGATGGGTCAGCAGGCTGTTTCGTCCTCATCAGCAATGGACATGGATACTGTAGAGTGTAAGAATTGTAAGCGTTATATACCCAGTCGCACAATATCGCTTCATGAAGCCTATTGTAGCAGACATAATGTTGTTTGTCAGCATGCTGGTTGCGGAGTTGTTCTCAGGGTTGAGGAGGCCAAGAATCACGTCCATTGTCCGAAATGTGAGCAAGCTTTTCATCAGGGGGAAATGGAAAAGCACATGAAAGTGTTCCATGAGCCACTTCACTGCTCCTGTGGAATTGTGCTCGAGAAGGAAGAGATG GTGCAACACCAAGCCTCCGTTTGCCCCCTTCGCCTAATCGCATGTCGATTCTGTGGGGACATGGTTCAAGCTGGAAACTCCGCTATAGATGTTCGGGACAGAATGAGAGGATTGTCTGAGCACGAGAGTGCATGTGGGTCGAGAACAGCCCCGTGCGACTCATGCGGGCGTTCTGTCATGCTGAAGGAGATGGACATCCACCGGGTTGCCGTGCATCAAAAGAACTAA